In Candidatus Aminicenantes bacterium, a genomic segment contains:
- a CDS encoding M64 family metallo-endopeptidase — protein sequence MKKIVSLAAALVLGAALCPAQAPAAFEARFTGRALRFDMYQTGDAKSEMLTIDAVYEEPLWPETRTRLVDPFNIGRYMLKVYDVASNALLYSRGFDTMFAEYKTTTPALEGVVRVFQRSLRIPEPRKPFLFVVEGRDKKNILHPVFTQAVDPADYHIRRETPAAGDWIYEAVVAGDPKTTLDLVFVAEGYTASGKDKFKTDVDRMTKILFETEPYKSAKGRISVRGVFRPSPERSMDEPRQRAYRKTVLDAGFNAFDLDRYMLIEKDHRLHEIAAQAPYDAIIVLVDSARYGGGSICFDYCVTTTDNARSLEVFLHEMGHSFGGLADEYYTSEVAYNDFYPKGVEPLEPNITALLDPAALKWKDLLSPGIAIPTEYGKEALEALQAERQARRKAAAEEIARAKEKGADAAAVKAIQDRTAAADKAGQAKMDEIRKTYAGLADKVGVFEGAGYSAKGLYRAQMVCIMIGNPKIEFCAVCRRALAAMIDYYAER from the coding sequence ATGAAGAAGATCGTGTCCCTCGCCGCCGCTCTCGTCCTGGGTGCGGCGCTCTGTCCCGCCCAGGCTCCGGCCGCATTCGAGGCCCGCTTCACCGGCCGGGCGCTCCGGTTCGACATGTACCAGACCGGCGACGCCAAGTCCGAGATGCTGACCATCGACGCGGTCTACGAGGAGCCTCTCTGGCCCGAAACGCGGACCCGGCTCGTCGATCCCTTCAATATCGGCCGCTATATGCTCAAGGTCTACGACGTGGCCAGCAACGCCCTGCTCTACTCGCGCGGCTTCGACACCATGTTCGCCGAATACAAGACGACGACGCCCGCCCTGGAAGGGGTCGTCCGCGTCTTCCAACGCAGCTTGCGCATCCCCGAGCCGCGCAAGCCATTCCTCTTCGTCGTCGAGGGCCGGGATAAGAAAAATATCCTGCACCCCGTCTTCACCCAGGCCGTCGATCCTGCGGATTACCACATCCGGCGGGAGACGCCGGCGGCCGGGGACTGGATCTACGAGGCCGTCGTGGCCGGCGATCCGAAGACGACCCTGGACCTCGTCTTCGTGGCCGAGGGGTACACCGCCTCCGGCAAGGACAAGTTCAAGACCGACGTCGACCGGATGACCAAGATCCTGTTCGAAACGGAGCCCTATAAGAGTGCCAAGGGCCGGATCAGCGTCCGGGGCGTCTTCCGCCCCTCGCCGGAGCGGTCGATGGACGAACCGCGCCAGCGGGCCTACCGCAAGACCGTTCTGGACGCGGGATTCAACGCCTTTGATCTCGACCGCTACATGCTGATCGAGAAGGACCACCGCCTGCATGAGATCGCCGCCCAAGCTCCCTATGACGCCATCATCGTCCTGGTCGACAGCGCCCGCTACGGCGGCGGCTCCATCTGCTTCGACTACTGCGTCACCACGACCGACAACGCCCGCAGCCTGGAGGTCTTCCTGCACGAGATGGGCCACTCCTTCGGCGGCTTGGCCGACGAGTATTACACCAGCGAGGTAGCCTACAACGACTTCTACCCGAAGGGCGTCGAGCCGCTGGAGCCCAACATCACGGCCCTGCTCGACCCGGCCGCCCTCAAATGGAAGGACCTCCTCTCGCCCGGCATCGCCATTCCGACCGAGTACGGCAAGGAAGCCTTGGAGGCCCTGCAGGCCGAGCGACAGGCCCGTCGCAAGGCCGCGGCGGAAGAGATCGCCCGGGCCAAGGAGAAGGGGGCCGATGCCGCCGCGGTCAAGGCCATCCAGGATCGGACCGCCGCGGCCGACAAGGCCGGCCAAGCCAAGATGGATGAGATCCGCAAGACCTATGCCGGCTTGGCCGATAAGGTCGGGGTCTTCGAGGGGGCCGGCTATTCGGCCAAAGGCTTGTATCGAGCTCAGATGGTCTGCATCATGATCGGCAACCCGAAGATCGAGTTCTGCGCGGTCTGTCGGCGGGCCTTGGCGGCCATGATCGATTATTACGCGGAACGGTAG
- the truD gene encoding tRNA pseudouridine(13) synthase TruD, with product MIKATPEDFIVEERAELPLAPSGPYRVYRLTKSGWTTTDLLRRLARACGVSPAAMAYGGKKDKHGRTSQFITIRDGRDFSRTGVGYRLELQGAMDRPMGPDLILGNAFRVVLRDLRETDSVQRALAEVRATGFPNYFDDQRFRSYDPERGFFAEKILHRHWNGALQVFLTSTAPGMWGPEKIRRRELFDRWKDWPRCLELARGGEEREIFEFLVAYPKDQVRALHKLPQEEISMRYSSFQSHLWNELLRSVVREAFGSPAAVAGAEGDYLFWAGGPDAAVARFLELDLPTCAARMEFPDDRTRDLFAGILQSRGLKFGDFRTRALSRVYFKSFPRPAAVKPENPAVLDAGADELNRGRRRMTLSFALPRGSYATILIKRLTLGASGSAPQG from the coding sequence TGATCAAAGCCACCCCCGAGGACTTCATCGTCGAGGAGCGGGCCGAGCTGCCGCTCGCCCCGTCGGGCCCGTACCGCGTCTACCGCCTGACCAAGTCGGGCTGGACGACGACCGACCTGCTCCGCCGGCTGGCCCGGGCCTGCGGCGTCTCGCCGGCCGCGATGGCCTACGGCGGCAAGAAGGACAAGCACGGCCGGACGTCCCAGTTCATCACCATCCGGGACGGCCGCGACTTCAGCCGGACGGGGGTGGGCTATCGGCTGGAGCTGCAGGGCGCCATGGACCGGCCCATGGGGCCGGATCTTATTCTCGGGAACGCCTTCCGGGTCGTCCTGCGGGACCTTCGCGAGACCGACTCGGTCCAGCGGGCCCTGGCCGAGGTCCGGGCCACGGGCTTCCCCAACTACTTCGACGACCAGCGCTTCCGCAGCTACGACCCGGAGCGCGGGTTTTTCGCCGAGAAGATTCTCCACCGGCATTGGAACGGCGCCCTGCAGGTCTTCCTGACCTCGACCGCGCCCGGGATGTGGGGCCCCGAGAAGATCCGGCGCCGCGAGCTGTTCGACCGCTGGAAGGACTGGCCGCGCTGCCTCGAGCTGGCCAGGGGCGGGGAGGAGCGGGAGATCTTCGAGTTTCTCGTCGCCTACCCCAAGGACCAGGTCCGGGCCCTCCACAAGCTGCCGCAGGAGGAGATCTCGATGCGGTATTCCTCGTTCCAGTCCCACCTCTGGAACGAGCTGCTGCGGTCGGTCGTCCGGGAGGCGTTCGGGAGCCCGGCCGCCGTGGCCGGGGCCGAGGGCGACTATCTCTTCTGGGCCGGCGGGCCGGATGCGGCCGTCGCCCGCTTTTTGGAGCTCGACCTTCCGACCTGCGCCGCCCGCATGGAGTTCCCCGACGATCGGACCCGCGATCTTTTCGCCGGGATCCTGCAGAGCCGCGGCCTGAAGTTCGGCGATTTCCGGACCCGGGCCTTGAGCCGGGTCTATTTCAAATCCTTCCCCCGGCCCGCGGCGGTCAAGCCCGAGAATCCCGCCGTCCTCGACGCCGGGGCCGACGAGCTCAACCGCGGCCGGCGGCGGATGACCCTGTCCTTCGCCCTGCCCCGGGGATCCTACGCCACCATCCTGATCAAGCGGCTCACCCTCGGCGCCTCCGGCTCCGCCCCGCAGGGATGA
- a CDS encoding diguanylate cyclase, which produces MDARMWWKEFPGAVTVCDRDGVILEMNDKARAAFEADGGAALIGTNVLDCHLEPSRTKLRAMLAEGRANVYTIEKRGLKKLIYQAPCFDAGAYVGFVELSLEIPFDMPHFVRK; this is translated from the coding sequence ATGGATGCCCGGATGTGGTGGAAGGAATTTCCCGGCGCCGTCACCGTCTGCGACCGCGACGGCGTCATCCTGGAGATGAACGACAAGGCCCGCGCCGCTTTCGAGGCCGACGGCGGGGCGGCGCTGATCGGGACGAACGTCCTCGACTGCCATCTCGAGCCCTCGCGGACGAAGCTGCGGGCTATGCTGGCCGAGGGCCGGGCCAATGTCTACACGATCGAGAAGCGCGGCCTCAAAAAGCTCATTTACCAGGCCCCCTGCTTCGATGCCGGCGCCTATGTCGGCTTCGTCGAGCTGTCGCTGGAGATCCCGTTCGATATGCCCCACTTCGTCCGCAAATAG